One Microbacterium marinum genomic window, CAGATGGCGGCCTTCGCGATGGCGGTGCTGCTCAACGGCATGTCCCGCGACGAGATCCGTGTGATGACCGACGCGATGATCGCATCCGGTGAGCGGATGAGCTTCGCCGGCCTCGGCAAGCCCACCGTCGACAAGCACTCCACCGGCGGCGTGGGCGACAAGATCACCCTCCCGTTGGCGCCCCTCGTGGCGTCCTTCGGCGTCGCCGTGCCGCAGCTCTCCGGTCGTGGGCTCGGCCACACCGGCGGCACCCTCGACAAGCTCGAAGCCATCCCCGGGTGGCGGGCCGCCCTCTCCAACGACGAGATGATCGCGCAGATGCGCGACGTCGGCGCCGTCATCTGCGCCGCAGGTTCCGGCCTCGCCCCGGCCGACAAGCGGCTCTACGCGCTCCGCGACGTGACGGGAACCGTCGAGGCGATCCCGCTCATCGCATCGAGCATCATGTCGAAGAAGATCGCCGAGGGCACCGACTCGCTCGTTCTCGACGTGAAGTTCGGGTCTGGCGCCTTCATGCGTGATGTCGACAAGGCGCGTGAGCTCGCGCGCACGATGGTCGCCCTCGGCACCGACTCCGGCGTTGCGACCACTGCGCTGCTCACCGACATGATCACGCCGCTCGGCCTCGCCATCGGCAACGCGAACGAGGTGCGCGAATCGGTGGAGGTGCTCGCCGGCGGTGGCCCCGCCGACGTCGTCGAACTGACCGTCGCACTCGCACGCGAGATGCTCGCTCTGGCCGGCCAGCCCGACGCAGACGTCGAAGAAGCACTCCGGGACGGTCGCGCGATGGATTCGTGGCGACGGATGATCGCCGCGCAAGACGGCGACCCCCATGCGGCGCTGCCGACCCCGCGCGAGACGCACACCGTCACCGCGGACGCCGCCGGTGTCGTCACCCGCCTCGAAGCGCTGCCCTTCGGCGTCGCCGCCTGGCGACTCGGCGCCGGGCGTGCCCGCGCCCAGGACCCCGTCATCCACGCGGCAGGAATCGACCTGCACGTGAAGCCGGGCGACATCGTCTCCGCCGGACAGCCCCTGTTCACCCTTCTCGCCGACGATGAGAACCGGTTCGCCCGGGCCGCGGAGGCGCTCGAGGGTGCCTGGGAGATCGGCGCCGAGGCACCGGCATCCACCCCGCTCGTCCTCGAGCGCATCACCGCCTGACCAACCGAGGGAACCCCACATGGCTATCGATCAGCACGGCGACGCGAAGCTCCAGGGCGTCTCGATCCGCTCGCTGCCCAAGGTGTCGCTGCACGACCACCTCGACGGCGCGCTGCGCCCGCAGACGATCATCGAGCTCGCCGAGGAGGCCGGGATCGAGGTCCCCGCCGCGGCGGCGGACGACCTCGCCGACTGGTTCGAGGACCAGGCCGACTCCGGCTCGCTCGTCGAATACCTCAAGACGTTCGACCTGACGATCGCCGTCATGCAGACCCGCGACGGGCTCCGTCGCGTGGCCCGCGAATTCGTCGAGGATCTCGCCGCAGACGGCGTGATCTACGGCGAGGTGCGCTGGGCGCCCGAGCAGCACCTCGCAGGCGGGCTCAGCCTCGATGAGGTCGTCGACGCCGTGCAGGAGGGTATCGAAGAGGGTGAGGATGCCGCTGAGGCCGGCGGCCACGACATCCGCGTCGGCCAGCTGATCACCGCGATGCGTCATGCCGACCGGTCGCTCGAGATCGCGAAGCTCGCCATCGCCCACCGTGGTCGCGGTGCCGTCGGATTCGACATCGCCGGCGCCGAGGACGGATTCCCCGCGTCGAAGCACCGGGAGGCGTTCGAGTATCTGGCTTCGGAGTTCTTCCCCGTCACCGTCCACGCGGGGGAGGCGGCCGGGCTCGACTCGATTCGCTCCGCGCTCATCGACGGTCGCGCGCTCCGGTTGGGGCACGGCGTCCGCATCGCGGAAGACCTCGACGTCATCGAGGAGAAGGGCGACGAGGTGCAGGTGCGCTTCGGCAGCCTGGCGCGGTGGGTGCGCGACCGCGAGATCCCGCTCGAGCTGTCGCCCTCGTCGAACCTGCAGACCGGCGCCGTGGCCGCGTGGGGCACGAAGCTCGAGGACCACCCGTTCGACCTGCTGTACCAGCTCGGCTTCGCGGTGACCGTGAACGTCGACAACCGGACGATGAGCCGCACGTCTCTGACGCGGGAGCTGAGCCTGTTGGCGGACACCTTCGAGTACACGCTGGACGACCTCGAGGCGTTCCAGCTGAACGCGGCGGCCGCCGCGTTCCTGACGGTCGAGGAGCGCGAGGAGCTCATCGAGCTGATCGCCGAGGGCTTCGCCGGCTGACGCGGCGGGCTCGGCGCTGCGCCAACTCCTCAGTTACATCTCGGCACCGGCTTGCTTCCTGGCCTCCCCAGAGCGAACCGGCTGACCTTGAGGAGTTAGCGCCGGGGCCCGTGCGAGAGGGTGCCCGCCAGGAACTGACGCACCTCGTCGCGACGGTGGAAGATGTCCTCGGCGAGCGGACGCACCGTCGTGTAGCCCTGCGCTGCTGCGGCCAGGTCGCGACGTCTGCCGCGGCGCTGCTGATCCCAGCCTTCATGATGAGCGCGGCTGTCGCATTCGACGATCAGCCAGCCGTCGACGACGAAGTCGACCCTTCCGACCCCATCGATCGGCACCTGGACCTCGATCGTGCAGTCGAGGGTGCGGAGCACGAGGCGCATGAGGCTCTCCGCGCCGGACTCCGAGCGGCCGTCGAGCAACCGACGGAGGTGGCCGAAACGTCGTGGCAGGCGCCGGAAGACGGCATCGAGGCCCGCCTCATCGAGGATCCCGAGGTGAAGGGCGCTGTCGAGAGTGGCGATCGCCGACCTCGGTTCCTGACATCGACAGGCCTGCGCGAGCGCCTCGACGGGGTTCACCACAAGGCTCCGTGACGAGGTGTCGCTCGACCGCCAATGACGGACGACGTCGTCCGGTGGGCGGGGGAGTCGACTCGACCCGACTGGCGCATGGATGTGCAGCCGTGCGGAGGTGAGCACGAACACGCCCAGCAGTCGAAGAAGGGACACGCAGTCCAGCTGGCATCCCAGCCGAGCGGCGGCGAGGAGCGCCGGATCAGCGGATCCCAGGACGTATCGCCCGCGCCGGACGCGCACAATGCTGCCGCGGCTGACGGCCGACTCGAGCCGAGCCCGACTGAGACCCAGCTGCTCGGCGGTCATCCATTCGTGAGCGTTCACACGGAGAGCATCCGTGCCCGGGCGACGGCTCGTCGTTCAAAGTGGGATGACGGGGGAGTTGCGGTTCGCTTGCAGTCGTGTGGAGAAGCCGGCGCCGGGTCGTGGTCGTCACCGCGCAGCAACTCCTCAGAAGCGGTGTCTCAGCTCGCGCGTTGCGCCCTGTCGGCGTCCTGACGACCAGATCTGAGGAGTTGCTGCCGCCCACCGGCGCGCTAGAGGCGGGGGAGGAGCCCCGCGACGGATGCCGTGATCTCGGCCGTCATGTCGGCGTCCTCGATCGAGGGTGTGCCGTCGCCGGCCTGGGGGCCGTAGTCCCCGAACGAGGCGTGCGCGGCACCGGCCACCTCGACGAACTGTGCTTCGGAGGGCAGGAGCGGCGCGGCATCGCGGATCTTCTCAGGGGTCGACAGGCCGTCCTCGGAGCCTGAGATGCTGAGCACCGGCAGCACGACGTTGCCGCCCGTGTCGGATGTGGCGATGCGGTCGTCCTGACGAACCTCGTCCCACGCGCCCGCCTCGGCATCCATCACACCGACCTGACTCCAGATGACGATCCCGACGACGGCGGCGACCAGCAGCCCGACCACCGTCAGGACCGCGAGCGAGACGACACGGCGGGCGCGCGACCGAGGCCGCCTCCGCTCGGCGGTCACGCGCGATACACGCCGAGGTCGGTCTGCCGCTGGGCGACCGCCTCCTGCACGCGCGCGAAGAGCGGGTGCGATGCGTCGAGCCCGGTGACGGATGCCGTGAAGGCCGCGGCATCGTCCGTCCGGATCCGCTCCTGCAACTCGACCGCCTGCGGGTCCGCAGCGTCCTCGAACCGCAGCGCGGCCGCGATCGCGCCGACGAGACCTTCCACCGGAAGCCCTCGCTCGGCCGCGCCGGCAGCCGGGCCGATGAAGCGCTCATGGCGGGAGAGTTTGCGAAGCGGCTGGCGACCCACCCGCTGCACCGTGTCGGGGAGTGCATCGTTCGAGAAGCGGTCGAGGATCGTGGACCGGTACTCGGCAAGCTCGGCGGCGTCGAGGCCGTGCACGGCCGTCAGTAGCCCGGACGTCTCTTCAAGCGCCTGCTCGACCTTCGCGCGGATGCCGGTGTCGGCGAGTGCGTCGGAGATGCGGGTGATCCCGGCGACGTAACCGAGATAGGCGGTGGCCGCGTGACCGGTGTTGACCGTGAAGAGCTTGCGTTCGATGTACGGGGCGAGGTCGTCGACGAAGTGCGCGCCGGGGATATTCGGTCGGTCGTCGCCGAAGGGGCCCTGCTCGATGGCCCATTCGAAGAACGGCTCGACCGTCACGTCGACGCCGGCACCGGCGGGCTGCCCGGGGACGATGCGGTCGACAGCGGTGTTGGCGAACACGGCGCGAGCGGAGAGGTCACCCCACGCGTCGCCGGCGAGCTTCTCGATCTCGCCGCGCAGCGTGTCGGTCGCGCCGATCGCGTTCTCGCACGCCATCACCTGAAGCGGCTTCGCGTCGGCGCCGCGGCGGGTGAGCCCTTCGAGGATGTGCGGTGCGACGAAGGGGAGGATTGTGGGACCGACGGCGGTCGTCACGACGTCGGCGCCGGCGATCTCGTCGGCGACGCCGTCGGGGTCGGCCTGGCTGTTGATGGCGCGGAAGCCCGTGACCACCTTGTCGGAGCCACCGGCCCCCACTTCGTGGACGGTGTACTCGGAGACTCCGTTGATGGTGTCGACGAGGGTGGGGGCGACGTCGGAGAAGACGAGGTCGTATCCGCCCTCGTGCAGCAGAAGGCCGACGAAGCCGCGCCCGATGTTGCCGGCGCCGAAGTGAACGGCTTTCATGCCTCGTTCACCGTCGCGAGCAGGCGGTAGAGGTCTTCGGGGGTCTGCGCGGCCTTGAGCTTCGCGACTTCCTCGTCCTCGGAGAAGAGGAGGGCGATCTGCGACAGGATCTCGAGGTGCTCGTCGCCCTTGCCGGCGATGCCGACGACGAACGTGACCGGCTCGCCGCCCCAGTCGACGCCGCCGTCGTAGCGGACGAAGGACAGGGCCGAGTCGAGGATCGCATCCTTCGTCTCGTTGGTGCCGTGGGGGATGGCGAGCTCGTTGCCCATGTAGGTGGACACCGCGACCTCGCGCTGCTGCATCGCGTCGAAGTAGGCGCTGGTGACGGCTCCCGACGCCTCGAGGATGTCGGCGGCCTCCTTCATCGCCTGCTCTTGGCTCACTGAGCCGGAGTGGATGCGGATCTGACCGAGGGTGAGAACTTCGCGAGCCATGGTGTCCTTCTTCCGTGTCGTGCGTGTGAGAAAACGGGCTGCGGGGCCGGGACCATTGTCTCCGACCCCGCAGCGGTCCGCATCAGTTGTCGTGCTGGCGGCGCACCATCTCCACGACCTCGTCGTACTTCGGCGAGTTCATGAAGTTGTCGACCGAGATGTGCACGGCGTCCGGGTTCTGCCGCTTCGCGCGGTCGGTCAACTGCTGCTGGGTGATGACCAGGTCGGCGGTGCCGTCGAGGTTCGCGATCGCCTTGTTGACGACCGTGACGTCCTCGATGCCTGCCTTCTTGATCTTGTTGCGCAGGACGCTGGCGCCCATCGCGGAGGATCCCATGCCGGCGTCGCAGGCGAAGACGATCGAGCGGATCTCCTTCGCGTCGGTCGCGACGGCGCCCTCGGTGGATGCCGCAGCGGCAGCCGTGCCGGCACCGCCGAGCACGCTGGTCGCGGCGGACGCCTTGCCCTTGTTCGCCTCGTTGCGGGCGATCGCGTCGGCGAAGCCGCTCTGGCCGGCTTCCTCGCGGGCGAGGTCGCGCTTGCGACCGGCCAGGAGGATGACAGCAGCGACGGCGAAGGTGACACCGGCCGAGATGATGACCGACAGGATGACGCCGAGGTGGCTGCCCGGGGCGGTCTGGATGAGCACCGCGAAGATCGATCCGGGGGATGCCGCGGCGACGAGGCCGGACTGGAAGATCGCGTTCGTCGCGACGCCCGACGCGCCACCGGCGATGAGGGCGAGGATCAGGGCCGGCTTGGCGAGCACGTACGGGAAGTACACCTCGTGGATGCCACCCAGGAACTGGATGATCAGCGCACCGGGCGCGGTGGCACGTGCGGCACCCACACCGAAGAACGTGATCGCGAGCAGGAGACCGGCACCGGGGCCGGGGTTCGCCTCGACGAGGAACAGCAGGCTGCGACCGGTCTCGAGCGACTGCTGGCTGCCGAGCGGCGTGAACACGCCGTGGTTGATGGCGTTGTTGAGGAACAGCACCTTCGCCGGCTCGACGAGGATGCTCGCGAGTGGCAGCAGGCCGTTGTCGATGAGGAACCCGACCGCGCCACCGAGGGCGTTCGTGACGGCCTTCATGATCGGCGCGAGCCAGAAGAACGCGGCGAGGGCGGCGAAGAAGCCGACGAACCCGGCGCTGAAGTTGTCGACCAGCATCTCGAACCCGGCGCGGATCTTGCCCTCCCAGAGCTTCTCCACGTACTTCAGCGCGAGGGCGGCGAGCGGACCGATGATCATCGCGCCGAGGAACATGATCGTTCCGTTCGCGCCGACGATGACGCCCATCGCGGCGACGGCGCCGACGACGCCGCCACGGACACCGTGGACCATGCGGCCGCCGGTGTATGCGATGAGGGAGGGGAGCAGGTACGTGATGATCGGGCCGACGAGACCGACCCAGAGGGTGCCGTCGGCGGTCTCGCCGCCGCCGAGCATGCGGGAGTCGGCCCAGCGCCACGCTTCGACGGGGCCGTTCTGGCCGACCCATCCGGTGTCGATGAACAGGGCGGTGATGAGACCCCAGGCGATGAACGCCGCGATGTTCGGCATGACCATGCCGGAGAGGAACGTGCCGAATCGCTGAACGGCGACGCGGGCACCTCCTCGGGCGGGTGCAGACGTCGTTGTCATGTGATCAGTTCTCCTTCGGGTGTGCCGCAGCGTCTTGTGCTGCGGCGCGGGCGGATGCCGCATCGGATGCGGCGAGGGCTGCTTCGGCGATGCGCTGGGCGTCGTCGAGGCTGTGGTTCAGCAGGGTCGCCCGGACGTCGGCCAGCGCCGTCGGGGCCATGGAGAGGGTGGTGGCGCCGAGGCCGATGAGCACGACGGCCAGCAGCGGGTCGGCTGCGGCCTCACCGCAGATGCCGACCGGCTTGCTGTTGCGGGCGCCGCCGTCGGCGGTCGCCTTCACCAGCTGCAGGACCGCGGGGTGCCACGGGTCCTGGAACGAGGCGACCGAACCGAGCAGGCGGTCGGCGGCGAGCGTGTACTGGGTCAGGTCGTTCGTGCCGATCGAGGCGAAGTCGGCGTGCGCGAGCACCTTGTCGGCCAGCAGGGCCGAGGAGGGGACCTCGACCATGACGCCGGCGGTCTTGATGCCGTACTCCTTCGCGATCGTCACGAAGTACTCGGTCTCCTCGACGGTCGAGACCATGGGTGCCATGACCCAGAGGTCGGCGTCGGTCGCGGCATCCGCATTGGCGAGCGCGGTGAGCTGCTCGCGGAGGATGTCCTCGCTGGCGCGGAGGGCGCGGAGGCCGCGGAGGCCCAGCGCGGGGTTTTCCTCGTGAGCGTCGTTGAGGAACGCGAGCGGCTTGTCGGCACCGGCATCCAGCGCCCGGACCACGACCTTCTTGCCGGGGAAGGCGGCAAGCAGTTCGGTGTACGCCGTCGTCTGCTCCTCGACCGTGGGCGCCTGCGACGAGCTCAGGAACAGGAACTCGGTGCGGAACAGGCCGACGCCCTCCGCTCCGAGCTCGACGGCCTTCGCGGCGTCGGCGGGCTTGCCGAGGTTGGCCAGCAGCGGGACGGCGGTGCCGTCCGCAAGAGCCCCGGGGGTGATGGGCGCGTCGGCGGCGGCAGCGCGGTCGGCCTCGCGGCGCTCGGCCTGCGCGACCTCGTCGGCGGTCGGCTCGGTCGTGACGATGCCGGCGGCGGCGTCGACGATGACGGCGTCGCCGTCGGTGAGGCCGGATGCCGCGGTCACGCCGACCACGGCGACGATGGACTTCTCGCGGGCGAGGATCGCCGTGTGCGAGGTGGGTCCGCCCTCCGTGGTGACCAGTGCGAGCACCTTGTCGAGGTCGAGGAGCGCGGTGTCGGCGGGAGCGAGATCCTTCGCGACCAGGACGAACGGGTGGCCGGGGTCGGGAACGCCGGGCGCCGCGACACCGCGCAGACGGGCGATGACGCGCTGGGCGACGTCGTCGAGATCCGCTGCGCGCTCGCCGAGGTATCCGCCCATGGCGGCCAGGGAGTCACGGAACGACGCGAACGCGTCGTGGACGGCGAACTCGCCGGTCTTGCCGGCGGCCAGTCGCGAGGCCATCTCGTGCTCGAGCGCCGGGTCCTCGGCCATCATGGCCTGCGCCTCGAGCACTTCCTGCGCGGCGCCGCCGGCGGTCTCGCCGCGCTGTTCCAGCTCGCGGGCGACGGCGGCGATCGCCTCTTTCACGCGGGTCGTCTCCTCGTCGGCGCCGAGCGTGCTGGGCACGTCCTCCGGTGCCGGCAGCGGCTCGGCCATCCGCGCGATGGGGCCGTGGGCGATGCCCAGGCCGATTCCTACTCCTCGAAGCTCAGTCATGTATCCCTCAGGCGTCGTGGTCGGTGGTCAGAAGCTCGGTCAGTGCGTCGAGGACGTGCTCGGCGTTGTCGCCCTCTGCGGTGAGGGTGACGTAGTCCCCGTGCTCGGCGCCGAGGGAGATCACGCTCAGGATGCTCGCGGCGTTGACCGCGGCGCCGGAACCCTTCGCCACGGTCACGGCAGCGCCGGATTCCTTCGCCGCCTGAGCGAAGAGCTTCGCGGGGCGGGCGTGGAGACCGTTCGACGATCCGATCCTGACGGTGCGGGTGGCCTGGGAGCTCATCGGGGGGACCTTTGCGTCGTGGCAGCGGGGGTGACGGCCTCGTCCGCAAGGGAGAGGGCCCGGGAACCGTCCCGGTCGTCGAAGATGTCGTCCGGCATCAGTACGGCGTGGGCGCCTCGGGCGGCGGCGTCGTGCTGCACTCCGGCGAGTGCGAGACCCAGATGCGGACCGACCAGCACCACGTCGCCCGTGCCGACCTCCGCGGCAACCATGCCGGGAGTCCCTGCCATGACGACCACGTCCCGTGACTCCCGCTGTGCGGCAGTGCGCACCCGTTGGGCGACGAACGTGCTCGACGCGCCAGCGCCGCAGACGACGAGGATCTTCATCGATCCGCCTCCTTGTCTCCGTGCCATTCTCATCCGGCTCCCAGGAACGGGACAACCAGTCCTTCTTCCGCAGGGGAGGAAACCCCCGTCCGTGCCCGTGGAAGACTGGATTCCATGAGCCGGACGAGACAGGACCGCGTCATCGCGCTGCTGTCGCGCGACCCGGTCTGGCGCACCGCGGGCGAGCTCGCCGATCTGGTCGGCGTGACCCCGCGCAGCATCCGTTCGTATGTCGCCGCGCTGAATGCGCGCGTGCCGGGCGGGGATGCCGTGGAGTCCGGTCCCTCCGGTTATCGGGTGGGTCCTGGCGCGCCCGGCGCCCTCCAGGCCGCCTCGGCCGACGAGACCCCCCGTGAACGCCTCCACCGGCTCGTGCGCGAGATCCTCGATGCCGACGACGGGATCGACGTGTACGAGACCGCTCAGCGCTTCCACGTCAGCGAGGCGACCCTGGACGGCGACCTCGGTCGGGTCCGCGCTCTGCTGGGCGGCACGCAGCTCACCCTCGAGCGATCGGCGGCGCGCGTGCGCCTGTCGGGAACCGAGACGGCGCAGCGCCGTCTGCTGAGCCGGCTCGCGCACGAGGAGATGGAACAGGGGTCCTTCGACATCCGCACGCTCCGTCGCGTCCTGGGCGAGAAGACCTTCGACACGACGGCGCTCGTCGCCTTCAAGGCCGACCTCGTCGCCGGCCTCGGCGAGCTCGGCTACCTCGTCAACGAGTTCGGGATCGGCGACGTGATGATGCACATCGCGATCACGGCCGACCGGGCGAGCCGGGGTCATCGGCTCGACGATGCGCCCGCCGACGCCTCCGACACCCGGTCACGGATCGGAGACCTCGTCGAGCGCCAAGCCGCCGCCCACCTGGGCGTGCGACTCGGCGCGGGAGACCGAGACCACCTGGCAGCCCTCGTGCAGACACGGGTCGTCGCCCCCGGGGCAGCCGAACCCGATGCCGTCATCCGCGATCGTCTCGACGACGACGTCGAGGGCGCTGTGCGAACGGTCGTCGGCCGCGCGGCATCCGAGTTCCTCGTCGACATCGATCACGACGATTTCGTGCTCCGTCTCGCGCTCCACGTCCAGAACCTGCGACACCGGGCGCAAGAGCAGGCGTGGTCGCGCAACGCTCTCACCCGCTCGCTGAAGTCCAGCTACCCGATGATCTTCGAGGTCGCCGTGTACATCGCCGAGCAGCTGCGGGAGCTGATCGGGGCGCCGCTGTACGAGGATGAGATCGCCTACATCGCGATGCACGTCGGCGGCCGCCTGGAACGCTCCCGCAGAGCCGGTCGGCTGCTCACGGCGACACTCGTCTGCCCCGGCTACTACGAGATGCACGAGCTCCTCCACGCGAGCATCGACCGCGCACTCGGGCGCGAGATCGAGGTGGTAGCGGTGGAGACGAGAGCCGACCCGGACTGGCCGGCGATCGACACCGACCTCGTCCTGACGACGATCGACCCACCGGCGCCGGCCGATCGCATCGTCCGTATCCAGCCGTTCCTGACCGAGAACGACGTCGAACGCGTGCAGACGGCCGCCTCCCGCGCCCGGCGGGCACGTCGCCTCGCGGGGCTCCGGGCCGAGCTCGAGCGCTACTTCTCCGCGGACGCGTTCGTCGCGAGGCTCGATCCGGGGTCGGACGAGCATTCCACGATCCGTCAGCTGGGGGAGCTCCTCGTGCGACAGGGGGTGATCGGCGAGGACTACGTCGAACGGACCCTCGTCCGCGAGGAGATGTCGTCGACCGCGTTCACCGACGCGCTCGCCGTCCCGCACGCCCTCGGAATGACGGCGACCCGCACCGCGATTGCCGTCGGGCTCGCTGATCCGTCGGTGCGCTGGGGCGAGGGGCGGGTCCAGGTCGTCGCGATGGTCGCCTTCTCCGAGTCCGACCGGGAGGCGTTCCAGACGGTCTTCGAGCAGCTCGTCGAGGTGTTCAGCGAGCGCGACAGCGTCCAGCGGATCGTGCGGCGGGGAACGACGTTCGCGGCGTTCCTGGACGAGCTCGTGGCGGTCGTCGACGGCTGAGCCCGCGCCGCGCGATCGGCCTCAGCGGCGGCGCAGCGCCGCGTCAAGTCCGTTCCGGACTCCAGGCCACTCGTGGGGGAGGATTGAATACACGACGGTGTCGCGGAGCGTGCCATCGGAACTGATGCGGTCGTTCCGCAGGACGCCGTCGCGCCGGGCGCCCAAACGCTCGATCGCGGCCTGCGACTGGCGGTTGTGCCACGACGTGCGGAACTCGACCGCGATCGCGTCGCACGCCTCGAACGCGTGCTCGAGCAGCAGGCGCTTCGCTGCGGTGTTCACCCCGGTGCGCTGCACGGCGGGCGCCAGCCACGTGTATCCGATCTCGACGTGGCGGTTGGCCTGGTCGATGTTGCAGAACGTCGTCATGCCGACGGCGCGACCGTCCGCGACCACCGCCCACGGATTCATGCGGCCGGCGCGGTGCTCGGCGAGACGGCGCTCGATCTCCTCTGGAACGGATGCCGGGATCGCGGTGTACCAGGCATAGTCCAGGCCCTCGCGTGCGTCGGCGAGATCGGCGGCATGCGCGTTCGCCAGCGGCTCGAGCCGGACGTGGGAGTTCTCGAGGACGATCGTGTCGGTGAGCAGCACGCGGCGGGCCTTCGCGAGGGTCATGGGGCGGTGACGAGGACGCGCGCGCCGGCGTCGAGCGCGGCCAGGCGTGCCGCGGCATCCGTAGCGGAGTCACCGCGCACGTCGAGGTACGCCTTCAGTTTGGGCTCCGTGCCGCTCGGGCGCACGATCACCCGCGATCCGTCGGCGAGCCACAGGCGGAGCACGTCGCCCGACGGTTCGCCGGGAGCGGCGGCGAGCAGATCGTCGATGCGGTCCACGGCGACATCGCCGACCCGGGTGGGCGGAGCCGCGCGGAGCGTCGCCATGATGCGGCCGATGATCGATACGTCGTCGACGCGGATCGAGACCTGGCCGCTCGCGAAGAACCCGAACGTCTCGCTGAATCGGGCGAGGAGATCGGCGAGGGTCTCGCCCGACTCCCGCGCCTCGGCGATGAGACCCAGGATGGCGACCGCCGCGGAGATGCCGTCCTTGTCCCGGACCGTCTCGGGGTTCACGAGGTAGCCGAGTGCCTCCTCGAAACCGAAGACGAGCCCGGGTGCGCGGGAGATCCACTTGAAGCCCGTCAGGGTCGCGTGGAAGTCGAGTCCGTAGTGTTCCGCGACGGTCTGGAGCCCCGGCGACGAGACGAGCGAGCACGCGAGTGCGCCGCCGCGCGCCGTCCGCGCCGCGCGCCAGCCGAGGAGGAGGCCGACCTCGTTGCCGGTGAGCCGCCGCCACCCCTCGGGCGCCGCGGCATCCGGGATCGCGACGGCCAGACGATCGGCGTCGGGATCGTTCGCGAGGATGAATTCCGCCCCCACCCGTCGCGCGGTCGCGTAGGAAAGATCCATCGCGCCCGGTTCCTCGGGGTTCGGGAAGGCCACGGTCGGGAACCGGCCGTCCGGTTCGATCTGCTCGGCCACGACCGTGGGCAGGGGGTAGCCGGCCGTTTCGAGGATCCGCTGGAGGGTCTCGTAGCCGACGCCGTGCATCGCGGTGTACACCCACGGCATGCCGGCAGCGCCCGCCGGTGCCGGGGCGACGAGTGCGGTGGCGGCGACGTAGGCGTCGACGACGGACTCATCGGCGATCTCGTAGTCGTCCGACCGGGGGACGGCACCGAGGTCTGCCGCTTCGGCGACGGCGAGGATGTGGGCCGCGATCTCGGCGTCGGCGGGAGACACGATCTGGGAGCCCTCATCGGCTCCGCCGAGGTACACCTTGTATCCGTTGTCATCGGGCGGGTTGTGGGATGCCGTGACCATGACGCCCGCCGAGGCGCCGAAGTGCCGCACCGCGAAGGCGAGGACCGGAGTGGGCAGCAGTCGGGGGAGGAGGATCGCGC contains:
- a CDS encoding alpha/beta hydrolase; protein product: MTAERRRPRSRARRVVSLAVLTVVGLLVAAVVGIVIWSQVGVMDAEAGAWDEVRQDDRIATSDTGGNVVLPVLSISGSEDGLSTPEKIRDAAPLLPSEAQFVEVAGAAHASFGDYGPQAGDGTPSIEDADMTAEITASVAGLLPRL
- a CDS encoding adenosine deaminase → MAIDQHGDAKLQGVSIRSLPKVSLHDHLDGALRPQTIIELAEEAGIEVPAAAADDLADWFEDQADSGSLVEYLKTFDLTIAVMQTRDGLRRVAREFVEDLAADGVIYGEVRWAPEQHLAGGLSLDEVVDAVQEGIEEGEDAAEAGGHDIRVGQLITAMRHADRSLEIAKLAIAHRGRGAVGFDIAGAEDGFPASKHREAFEYLASEFFPVTVHAGEAAGLDSIRSALIDGRALRLGHGVRIAEDLDVIEEKGDEVQVRFGSLARWVRDREIPLELSPSSNLQTGAVAAWGTKLEDHPFDLLYQLGFAVTVNVDNRTMSRTSLTRELSLLADTFEYTLDDLEAFQLNAAAAAFLTVEEREELIELIAEGFAG
- a CDS encoding thymidine phosphorylase, with the protein product MTAVEPFDAVDVIRTKRDGGAVAEDALRWMIDAYTREYVADSQMAAFAMAVLLNGMSRDEIRVMTDAMIASGERMSFAGLGKPTVDKHSTGGVGDKITLPLAPLVASFGVAVPQLSGRGLGHTGGTLDKLEAIPGWRAALSNDEMIAQMRDVGAVICAAGSGLAPADKRLYALRDVTGTVEAIPLIASSIMSKKIAEGTDSLVLDVKFGSGAFMRDVDKARELARTMVALGTDSGVATTALLTDMITPLGLAIGNANEVRESVEVLAGGGPADVVELTVALAREMLALAGQPDADVEEALRDGRAMDSWRRMIAAQDGDPHAALPTPRETHTVTADAAGVVTRLEALPFGVAAWRLGAGRARAQDPVIHAAGIDLHVKPGDIVSAGQPLFTLLADDENRFARAAEALEGAWEIGAEAPASTPLVLERITA
- a CDS encoding PTS sugar transporter subunit IIA, with product MAREVLTLGQIRIHSGSVSQEQAMKEAADILEASGAVTSAYFDAMQQREVAVSTYMGNELAIPHGTNETKDAILDSALSFVRYDGGVDWGGEPVTFVVGIAGKGDEHLEILSQIALLFSEDEEVAKLKAAQTPEDLYRLLATVNEA
- a CDS encoding mannitol-1-phosphate 5-dehydrogenase produces the protein MKAVHFGAGNIGRGFVGLLLHEGGYDLVFSDVAPTLVDTINGVSEYTVHEVGAGGSDKVVTGFRAINSQADPDGVADEIAGADVVTTAVGPTILPFVAPHILEGLTRRGADAKPLQVMACENAIGATDTLRGEIEKLAGDAWGDLSARAVFANTAVDRIVPGQPAGAGVDVTVEPFFEWAIEQGPFGDDRPNIPGAHFVDDLAPYIERKLFTVNTGHAATAYLGYVAGITRISDALADTGIRAKVEQALEETSGLLTAVHGLDAAELAEYRSTILDRFSNDALPDTVQRVGRQPLRKLSRHERFIGPAAGAAERGLPVEGLVGAIAAALRFEDAADPQAVELQERIRTDDAAAFTASVTGLDASHPLFARVQEAVAQRQTDLGVYRA
- a CDS encoding PTS mannitol transporter subunit IICB; the encoded protein is MTTTSAPARGGARVAVQRFGTFLSGMVMPNIAAFIAWGLITALFIDTGWVGQNGPVEAWRWADSRMLGGGETADGTLWVGLVGPIITYLLPSLIAYTGGRMVHGVRGGVVGAVAAMGVIVGANGTIMFLGAMIIGPLAALALKYVEKLWEGKIRAGFEMLVDNFSAGFVGFFAALAAFFWLAPIMKAVTNALGGAVGFLIDNGLLPLASILVEPAKVLFLNNAINHGVFTPLGSQQSLETGRSLLFLVEANPGPGAGLLLAITFFGVGAARATAPGALIIQFLGGIHEVYFPYVLAKPALILALIAGGASGVATNAIFQSGLVAAASPGSIFAVLIQTAPGSHLGVILSVIISAGVTFAVAAVILLAGRKRDLAREEAGQSGFADAIARNEANKGKASAATSVLGGAGTAAAAASTEGAVATDAKEIRSIVFACDAGMGSSAMGASVLRNKIKKAGIEDVTVVNKAIANLDGTADLVITQQQLTDRAKRQNPDAVHISVDNFMNSPKYDEVVEMVRRQHDN